In Streptomyces sp. NBC_01408, one DNA window encodes the following:
- a CDS encoding PP2C family serine/threonine-protein phosphatase: MSLSLRFAAGSHKGMIREGNEDSGYAGPRLLAIADGMGGQAAGEVASSEVISTLVQLDDDVPGSDILTSLATAVQRANDQLRVMVEEDPQLEGMGTTLTALLWTGQRLGLVHVGDSRAYLLRDGVLTQITQDHTWVQRLVDEGRITEEEATTHPQRSLLMRALGSGDIVEPDLSIREVRAGDRYLICSDGLSGVVSHQTLEETLADYHGPHETVQALIQLALRGGGPDNITCIVADVLNTDSGDTLAAQLNDTPVVVGAVAENQHQLFDGNAMQTPAGRASGLGRQAPPPAGAFGPPGSGESPGYGYGDQGQGGGGYGGFGEADPHAYDSDGGYEDTYDKPRRRRSKGRKWTTRTLTLLLVVGVVGGGLYAGWRWTQTQFYVGVKGEHVALFRGISQKLGPLELSKVETDRPEIELKYLPPFKRKLVEATISESSLDGAREKLDDLGLQVSACKKDEERRNAEAQNQTPGSTLTPQEQQVVSLCGKQ, from the coding sequence ATGAGTCTGTCCCTGCGGTTCGCCGCCGGATCGCACAAAGGCATGATCCGCGAGGGCAACGAGGATTCCGGCTACGCCGGCCCCCGTCTCCTCGCGATCGCCGACGGCATGGGAGGCCAGGCCGCCGGCGAGGTCGCGAGTTCCGAGGTGATCTCCACCCTCGTGCAGCTCGACGACGACGTCCCGGGCTCCGACATCCTCACCTCCCTCGCCACGGCCGTGCAGCGCGCCAACGACCAGCTGCGCGTCATGGTCGAGGAGGACCCCCAGCTCGAAGGCATGGGCACCACCCTGACCGCCCTGCTGTGGACCGGGCAGCGCCTCGGGCTCGTCCACGTCGGCGACTCCCGTGCCTACCTGCTGCGCGACGGCGTCCTCACGCAGATCACCCAGGACCACACCTGGGTGCAGCGGCTCGTCGACGAGGGCCGCATCACCGAAGAGGAAGCCACCACCCACCCGCAGCGCTCCCTGCTGATGCGCGCGCTGGGCAGCGGCGACATCGTCGAGCCCGACCTCTCCATCCGCGAGGTCCGCGCCGGTGACCGCTACCTGATCTGCTCCGACGGGCTGTCCGGCGTCGTCTCCCACCAGACCCTGGAAGAGACCCTCGCCGACTACCACGGCCCCCACGAGACCGTGCAGGCCCTGATCCAGCTCGCCCTGCGCGGCGGCGGCCCCGACAACATCACCTGCATCGTCGCGGACGTCCTCAACACCGACAGCGGCGACACCCTGGCCGCCCAGCTGAACGACACCCCGGTCGTCGTCGGCGCGGTCGCCGAGAACCAGCACCAGCTCTTCGACGGCAACGCCATGCAGACCCCGGCGGGCCGCGCCTCGGGCCTGGGCCGCCAGGCCCCGCCGCCCGCGGGCGCCTTCGGCCCTCCCGGCAGCGGCGAGTCCCCCGGCTACGGCTACGGGGACCAGGGCCAGGGCGGCGGCGGATACGGCGGCTTCGGCGAAGCCGACCCACACGCCTACGACTCCGACGGCGGCTACGAGGACACGTACGACAAGCCCCGAAGGCGCCGCAGCAAAGGGCGCAAGTGGACCACCCGTACGCTGACCCTGCTCCTCGTCGTCGGCGTCGTCGGCGGCGGCCTCTACGCGGGCTGGCGCTGGACCCAGACGCAGTTCTACGTCGGGGTCAAGGGCGAGCACGTGGCGCTCTTCCGCGGCATCAGCCAGAAGCTGGGGCCGCTGGAGCTCTCCAAGGTGGAGACCGACCGCCCCGAGATCGAACTGAAGTACCTGCCGCCCTTCAAGCGCAAGCTCGTCGAGGCCACCATCAGCGAGAGCAGCCTCGACGGGGCCCGCGAGAAGCTCGACGACCTCGGCCTCCAGGTCTCCGCGTGCAAGAAGGACGAGGAACGCCGCAACGCCGAGGCGCAGAACCAGACACCCGGCTCCACTCTGACTCCGCAGGAGCAGCAAGTGGTCAGCCTCTGCGGCAAGCAGTAG
- a CDS encoding class E sortase, with protein MSRARRRRAAAPPPHRSVLAGFLSLLGEVLITVGLVLALFVAYSLWWTNVLADRHASARGDQVRQQWQTPSADSGPAQPGVLDTRDGVGFLHVPAMKNGEVLVKAGTAPDLLDDGVAGYYTEPVKSALPWDEKGNFSLAAHRDGHGAKFHNIDKVKNGDAIVFETRDTWYVYKVFAELRQTSKYNVDVINPVPKESGKTAPGRYITLTTCTPVYTSKYRYIVWGELVRTDKVDAQRTLPPELR; from the coding sequence GTGTCTCGTGCCCGCCGCCGCCGCGCCGCCGCGCCGCCTCCCCACCGCAGTGTGCTCGCCGGGTTCCTGAGCCTGCTGGGCGAGGTCCTGATCACGGTGGGCCTGGTACTGGCCCTGTTCGTGGCCTACTCCCTGTGGTGGACGAACGTGCTCGCCGACCGGCACGCGTCGGCCCGGGGCGACCAGGTCCGCCAGCAGTGGCAGACGCCCTCCGCGGACTCCGGGCCCGCGCAGCCGGGGGTGCTCGACACCCGGGACGGCGTCGGGTTCCTGCACGTACCGGCCATGAAGAACGGCGAGGTGCTGGTCAAGGCGGGCACGGCGCCGGACCTCCTCGACGACGGGGTGGCGGGGTACTACACGGAGCCGGTGAAGTCGGCGCTGCCCTGGGACGAGAAGGGGAACTTCTCGCTCGCCGCGCACCGGGACGGACACGGGGCGAAGTTCCACAACATCGACAAGGTGAAGAACGGCGACGCGATCGTCTTCGAGACGCGGGACACCTGGTACGTGTACAAGGTCTTCGCCGAGCTGCGCCAGACGTCCAAGTACAACGTGGACGTGATCAACCCGGTCCCGAAGGAGTCGGGCAAGACGGCTCCGGGCCGGTACATCACGCTGACGACCTGCACCCCGGTGTACACCTCGAAGTACCGGTACATCGTGTGGGGCGAGCTGGTGCGGACGGACAAGGTGGACGCGCAGCGCACGCTGCCCCCCGAACTGCGCTGA
- a CDS encoding DUF3662 and FHA domain-containing protein: MGVLKRFEQRLEGLVNGTFAKVFKSEVQPVEIAGALQRECDNNATIWNRERTVVPNDFIVELSAGDYDRLSPYSGQLGDELAGLVRDYAKQQRYSFMGPIKVHLEKADDLDTGLYRVRSRTLASSTSQPQAPQTGHGQAPQNPQGGYGYPPVAAPPMPAGPPPGGSAGRRPAPAGPAPVSSAGATRRHWIEINGTRHQISRPTLVLGRSTEADVRIDDPGVSRRHCEIRTGTPSTIQDLGSTNGIVVDGQHTTRATLRDGSRIVVGSTTIIYRQAEG; this comes from the coding sequence ATGGGAGTCCTGAAGCGGTTCGAGCAGCGACTCGAAGGTCTGGTGAACGGCACCTTCGCCAAGGTGTTCAAGTCCGAGGTCCAGCCGGTCGAGATCGCGGGCGCCCTCCAGCGGGAGTGCGACAACAACGCCACGATCTGGAACCGCGAGCGCACCGTCGTCCCCAACGACTTCATCGTCGAGCTCAGCGCGGGCGACTACGACCGCCTGAGCCCGTACTCCGGCCAGCTCGGCGACGAGCTCGCGGGCCTCGTCCGCGACTACGCCAAGCAGCAGCGCTACAGCTTCATGGGCCCGATCAAGGTCCACCTGGAGAAGGCCGACGACCTCGACACCGGCCTCTACCGGGTCCGGAGCCGTACACTCGCCTCCAGCACCTCCCAGCCGCAGGCGCCGCAAACGGGCCACGGCCAGGCCCCCCAGAACCCGCAGGGCGGATACGGGTACCCCCCGGTCGCCGCCCCGCCCATGCCCGCCGGCCCGCCTCCGGGCGGATCCGCCGGGCGCAGGCCGGCTCCGGCCGGACCCGCACCCGTATCCAGCGCGGGCGCCACCCGGCGCCACTGGATCGAGATCAACGGCACCCGCCACCAGATCTCCCGCCCCACGCTCGTACTCGGCCGAAGCACCGAAGCCGACGTGCGGATCGACGACCCCGGCGTATCGCGCCGGCACTGTGAGATCCGGACCGGAACGCCCTCGACGATCCAGGATCTCGGGTCCACCAACGGCATCGTGGTGGACGGGCAGCACACCACCCGCGCTACGCTCCGCGACGGCTCGCGGATCGTCGTGGGCAGCACCACCATCATTTACCGGCAAGCCGAAGGGTGA
- a CDS encoding FtsW/RodA/SpoVE family cell cycle protein, whose amino-acid sequence MSVVTNTTTIGAIELPSRRNTELMLLGFAVVIPMFAYANVGLAINGSLPPGMFLYGLGFAALAGVAHLVVRRYAKYADPLLLPLATLLNGLGLVLIWRLDQSERLQNLAKRSYGAFSPSAPNQMLYTALAIALFACVLLVLKDHRVLQRFTYISMVAALVLLLLPLVPGLGADVFGAKIWIRVAGFSIQPGEFAKIVLAVFFAGYLMVKRDALALASRRFMGLYLPRGRDLGPILVIWAMSLLILIFENDLGSSLLFFGIFVIMLYVATERTSWIVIGLLMSVGGAVVVASFSSHVGARVSAWLDPFGCWQRRGVDAGACEQIAQSIMSFGSGGVLGAGWGQGNSDLIGFAANSDFIFSTVGEELGLTGVMAFLLLYGLIIERGVRTALAARDPFGKLFAIGLSGAFALQVFVVAGGVMGLIPLTGMTMPFLASGGSSVLANWILIAVLIRISDTARRPAPAPAPSPDSEMTQVVRPS is encoded by the coding sequence ATGAGCGTTGTCACCAACACGACCACCATCGGCGCCATCGAGCTGCCGAGCCGGCGGAACACCGAGCTGATGCTGCTCGGGTTCGCCGTGGTCATCCCGATGTTCGCCTACGCCAACGTGGGTCTCGCGATCAACGGCAGCCTGCCACCCGGCATGTTCCTGTACGGCCTCGGCTTCGCCGCCCTGGCCGGGGTCGCGCACCTCGTCGTACGCCGGTACGCCAAGTACGCCGACCCGCTGCTGCTGCCGCTGGCCACCCTGCTCAACGGCCTCGGCCTGGTACTCATCTGGCGGCTGGACCAGTCCGAGCGGCTCCAGAACCTCGCCAAGCGCTCGTACGGCGCGTTCTCCCCCTCCGCGCCCAACCAGATGCTCTACACGGCGCTGGCCATCGCCCTGTTCGCCTGCGTCCTGCTGGTCCTCAAGGACCACCGCGTCCTGCAGCGGTTCACCTACATCTCGATGGTCGCGGCCCTGGTGCTGCTCCTCCTGCCGCTCGTCCCCGGGCTCGGCGCGGACGTCTTCGGCGCCAAGATCTGGATCCGCGTCGCCGGATTCTCCATCCAGCCCGGCGAGTTCGCGAAGATCGTCCTCGCGGTGTTCTTCGCCGGCTACCTGATGGTCAAGCGCGACGCCCTGGCCCTGGCCTCCCGCCGGTTCATGGGCCTCTACCTGCCGCGCGGCCGCGACCTCGGCCCGATCCTGGTGATCTGGGCGATGAGCCTGCTCATCCTGATCTTCGAGAACGACCTCGGGTCCTCGCTGCTGTTCTTCGGCATTTTCGTGATCATGCTGTACGTGGCCACCGAGCGGACCAGTTGGATCGTCATCGGCCTGCTGATGTCGGTCGGTGGCGCCGTCGTGGTCGCCTCCTTCTCCAGCCACGTCGGAGCCCGGGTCAGCGCCTGGCTGGACCCCTTCGGCTGCTGGCAGCGCAGGGGCGTCGACGCCGGCGCCTGCGAGCAGATCGCCCAGTCGATCATGAGCTTCGGTTCCGGCGGCGTCCTCGGCGCCGGATGGGGCCAGGGGAATTCCGACCTCATCGGCTTCGCCGCCAACTCCGACTTCATCTTCTCCACCGTCGGCGAGGAACTGGGCCTCACCGGCGTGATGGCCTTCCTGCTGCTCTACGGGCTGATCATCGAGCGGGGTGTCCGCACCGCCCTCGCCGCCCGCGACCCCTTCGGCAAGCTCTTCGCCATCGGCCTCTCGGGCGCCTTCGCCCTCCAGGTCTTCGTCGTCGCCGGCGGAGTCATGGGCCTCATCCCCCTCACCGGCATGACGATGCCCTTCCTCGCCTCCGGCGGTTCCTCCGTCCTCGCGAACTGGATCCTCATCGCCGTACTCATCCGGATCAGCGACACCGCACGCCGACCTGCCCCGGCCCCCGCCCCGTCCCCCGACTCCGAGATGACCCAGGTGGTCCGCCCGTCATGA
- a CDS encoding response regulator transcription factor: protein MIRVVIADDEPLIRAGIRMILTSASDIEVVAEAANGREAVDLALAHAPDVVLLDIQMPVMDGLTALGELKRAAPEARALILTTFGERENVLRALGQGGAGFLLKDSAPGELIGAVRAAMAGDAYLSPAATRHVVDLLASGKAAARGEEARRQVAELSERERGVLALLGEGLSNADAGRRLHMSEATVKTYVSRILAKLGCENRVQAALLARDAGL from the coding sequence ATGATCAGAGTGGTGATCGCCGACGACGAGCCGCTGATCCGGGCCGGGATCAGGATGATCCTGACCTCGGCGTCGGACATCGAGGTCGTCGCGGAGGCGGCGAACGGCCGGGAGGCGGTGGATCTGGCTCTCGCGCACGCCCCGGACGTGGTGCTGCTGGACATCCAGATGCCGGTCATGGACGGGCTGACCGCGCTCGGGGAGCTGAAGCGGGCGGCGCCGGAGGCACGGGCGCTGATCCTGACCACCTTCGGCGAGCGGGAGAACGTCCTGCGGGCACTGGGCCAGGGCGGTGCGGGGTTCCTGCTGAAGGACTCGGCGCCGGGGGAGCTGATCGGAGCGGTCCGCGCGGCCATGGCCGGGGACGCGTACCTCTCGCCGGCGGCGACCCGGCACGTGGTGGACCTGCTGGCGTCGGGTAAGGCCGCGGCGCGCGGCGAGGAGGCCCGGCGGCAGGTGGCGGAGCTGAGCGAGCGGGAGCGCGGGGTGCTGGCCCTGCTGGGGGAGGGCCTGTCCAACGCGGACGCGGGCCGGCGGCTCCACATGAGCGAGGCGACCGTGAAGACGTACGTGAGCCGGATCCTGGCGAAGCTGGGGTGCGAGAACCGGGTGCAGGCGGCCCTGCTGGCCAGGGACGCCGGGCTGTAG
- the pknB gene encoding Stk1 family PASTA domain-containing Ser/Thr kinase, whose product MEEPRRLGGRYELSHVLGRGGMAEVYLAHDTRLGRTVAVKTLRADLARDPSFQARFRREAQSAASLNHPAIVAVYDTGEDYVDNISIPYIVMEYVDGSTLRELLHSGRKLLPERTLEMCIGILQALEYSHRAGIVHRDIKPANVMLTRTGQVKVMDFGIARAMGDSGMTMTQTAAVIGTAQYLSPEQAKGEQVDARSDLYSAGCLLYELLSVRPPFVGDSPVAVAYQHVREEPQPPSNFDPEITPEMDAIVLKALVKDPDYRYQSADEMRADIEACLDGQPVAATASMGAAGYGYPDQGHGYGHQGYDQPTTALRTADSGQTSMMPPMPSGDGGYGYGEQGHGGYDQGPHRGQKKSKASTILLVAAGILVLVGAILIGRSLFNGGADNRPAVPKFVGQTLEQAQKSGENVGIKVAKEADVPCKGQPKGNVCSQDKEAGTKVDEGDTVKVKVSSGSPKVSVGDVLTMKYEEAEKLLKDKGFQVERKAQESERTPGTVIDQNPKSGTEAEEGSLITLTVAKEQSKAQVPDLMGKTKEQASKALTDAKLKLGSTTEVESPGAAPKTVIAQQFAAGEQLEVGKTVNITIAKAAQQTQVPNLAQRTVAQAKQELAAKGLVFGRVVSGPSDDNAVVMLSDPAAGSPIAAGGTVNVLTVAGGGQQDGGNGNGGNGGFFGGLTGGR is encoded by the coding sequence ATGGAAGAGCCGCGTCGCCTCGGCGGCCGGTACGAGCTGAGCCACGTGCTCGGCCGTGGTGGCATGGCCGAGGTCTACCTCGCCCACGACACCCGGCTCGGCCGTACCGTCGCCGTCAAGACCCTGCGTGCCGACCTCGCCCGTGACCCGTCCTTCCAGGCCCGGTTCCGTCGCGAGGCCCAGTCGGCCGCGTCGCTGAACCACCCGGCGATCGTCGCTGTCTACGACACCGGCGAAGACTACGTCGACAACATCTCCATCCCGTACATCGTGATGGAGTACGTCGACGGCTCCACCCTGCGCGAACTCCTGCACTCCGGCCGCAAGCTGCTGCCCGAGCGGACCCTGGAGATGTGCATCGGCATCCTCCAGGCCCTGGAGTACTCCCACCGCGCCGGCATCGTCCACCGCGACATCAAGCCGGCCAACGTCATGCTGACCCGCACCGGCCAGGTCAAGGTCATGGACTTCGGCATCGCCCGGGCCATGGGCGACTCCGGTATGACCATGACGCAGACCGCGGCCGTCATCGGCACGGCGCAGTACCTCTCCCCCGAGCAGGCCAAGGGCGAACAGGTCGATGCACGCTCCGACCTGTACTCCGCCGGCTGCCTGCTCTACGAGCTCCTCAGCGTCCGGCCCCCGTTCGTCGGCGACTCCCCCGTGGCCGTCGCCTACCAGCACGTACGGGAAGAACCGCAGCCGCCGTCGAACTTCGACCCCGAGATCACGCCCGAGATGGACGCCATCGTCCTCAAGGCCCTGGTCAAGGACCCCGACTACCGCTACCAGTCCGCCGACGAGATGCGCGCCGACATCGAGGCCTGCCTCGACGGCCAGCCCGTCGCCGCCACCGCGTCCATGGGCGCGGCCGGCTACGGCTACCCGGACCAGGGCCACGGCTACGGACACCAGGGCTACGACCAGCCCACCACCGCCCTGCGCACCGCCGACTCGGGCCAGACCTCGATGATGCCGCCCATGCCCTCGGGCGACGGCGGCTACGGGTACGGCGAGCAGGGCCACGGCGGCTACGACCAGGGCCCGCACCGCGGCCAGAAGAAGAGCAAGGCGTCCACGATCCTGCTCGTGGCGGCCGGCATCCTCGTCCTCGTCGGCGCGATCCTGATCGGCCGTTCCCTCTTCAACGGAGGCGCCGACAACCGCCCCGCCGTGCCCAAGTTCGTCGGCCAGACCCTCGAGCAGGCACAGAAGAGCGGCGAGAACGTCGGGATCAAGGTCGCGAAGGAAGCCGACGTCCCCTGCAAGGGCCAGCCCAAGGGCAACGTGTGCTCGCAGGACAAGGAGGCGGGCACCAAGGTCGACGAGGGTGACACGGTCAAGGTGAAGGTCTCCTCCGGCTCGCCCAAGGTGTCGGTCGGTGACGTGCTCACCATGAAGTACGAAGAGGCCGAGAAGCTCCTGAAGGACAAGGGCTTCCAGGTCGAGCGCAAGGCCCAGGAGTCCGAGCGGACCCCCGGGACCGTCATCGACCAGAACCCCAAGAGCGGCACCGAGGCGGAAGAGGGCTCCCTCATCACGCTGACCGTCGCCAAGGAGCAGTCGAAGGCGCAGGTCCCCGACCTGATGGGCAAGACGAAGGAGCAGGCGTCCAAGGCCCTCACCGACGCCAAGCTGAAGCTGGGCAGCACCACGGAGGTCGAGTCCCCCGGGGCCGCCCCGAAGACGGTCATCGCGCAGCAGTTCGCGGCGGGTGAGCAGCTCGAGGTGGGCAAGACGGTCAACATCACGATCGCCAAGGCCGCGCAGCAGACCCAGGTGCCGAACCTGGCCCAGCGGACCGTGGCCCAGGCCAAGCAGGAGCTGGCCGCCAAGGGTCTGGTCTTCGGCCGGGTCGTCTCGGGCCCGTCGGACGACAACGCGGTCGTCATGCTCTCCGACCCGGCCGCGGGCAGCCCGATCGCCGCGGGCGGGACCGTCAACGTCCTCACGGTGGCCGGCGGCGGCCAGCAGGACGGCGGCAACGGCAACGGAGGCAACGGAGGCTTCTTCGGAGGCCTGACCGGCGGCCGCTAG
- a CDS encoding penicillin-binding protein 2, whose translation MNKPLRRISLFCGLLVLALLIRTNWLQYVQAEELSTRKENRRVQIAQYATERGNIIVKGEPITGSAVTDGSDYKFKRTYTDGPLWAPVTGYASQAFGSTQLESLEDQILTGNDDRLFFDRTIGMFTGEKKQGGNVVTTLNPAAQKAAFTKLGDKKGAVAAIDPRTGAILALVSTPSYDPSSFAGNSKDDEKAWVSLKDSEDKNLVNRALRETYPPGSTFKVVTAAAALEHGVVTDINAPTDTPEPYLLPGTQTPMVNHASGCEKASLNEAMRVSCNSVFANLGDKVTRDKMVQTSEKFGFNNDKIDIPVRAFASVYDKKMGKDGNAQSAIGQFNTAATPLQMAMVTAAIANDGKLMKPYMVDHVTAPNLDTIEKHDPQEMGRPLSAANAQKVQEMMVNVVEKGTGANAKIKGTKVGGKTGTAQHGEGNKKRPYAWFISYAENPDGSSPVAVAVVIEDSGADREDISGGGLAAPVAQAVMEAVLKN comes from the coding sequence ATGAACAAGCCCCTGCGCCGCATCTCGCTGTTCTGCGGGCTGCTCGTCCTCGCGCTGCTGATCCGGACCAACTGGCTGCAGTACGTCCAGGCCGAGGAACTCAGCACCCGCAAGGAGAACCGCCGGGTCCAGATCGCCCAGTACGCCACCGAGCGCGGCAACATCATCGTCAAGGGCGAGCCGATCACCGGCTCGGCGGTCACCGACGGCAGCGACTACAAGTTCAAGCGGACGTACACCGACGGCCCCCTCTGGGCCCCCGTCACCGGCTACGCCTCGCAGGCCTTCGGTTCCACCCAGCTCGAATCGCTCGAAGACCAGATCCTCACCGGCAACGACGACCGGCTCTTCTTCGACCGCACGATCGGCATGTTCACCGGTGAGAAGAAGCAGGGCGGCAACGTCGTCACCACGCTCAACCCCGCCGCCCAGAAGGCCGCCTTCACCAAGCTCGGCGACAAGAAGGGCGCGGTCGCCGCGATCGACCCGCGCACCGGCGCCATCCTCGCGCTGGTCTCCACCCCCTCGTACGACCCCTCCAGCTTCGCGGGCAACTCCAAGGACGACGAGAAGGCCTGGGTCTCGCTGAAGGACAGCGAGGACAAGAACCTCGTCAACCGGGCCCTGCGCGAGACCTACCCGCCCGGCTCCACCTTCAAGGTGGTCACCGCCGCCGCGGCCCTGGAGCACGGCGTCGTCACCGACATCAACGCGCCGACGGACACCCCCGAGCCGTACCTGCTGCCCGGCACGCAGACCCCGATGGTCAACCACGCGTCCGGCTGCGAGAAGGCCAGCCTCAACGAGGCCATGCGCGTCTCCTGCAACTCCGTCTTCGCGAACCTGGGCGACAAGGTGACCCGCGACAAGATGGTGCAGACCTCCGAGAAGTTCGGCTTCAACAACGACAAGATCGACATTCCGGTCCGCGCCTTCGCCAGCGTCTACGACAAGAAGATGGGCAAGGACGGCAACGCCCAGAGCGCCATCGGGCAGTTCAACACCGCCGCCACCCCGCTCCAGATGGCCATGGTCACCGCCGCGATCGCCAACGACGGCAAGCTGATGAAGCCGTACATGGTCGACCACGTCACCGCCCCGAACCTCGACACGATCGAGAAGCACGACCCGCAGGAGATGGGCCGGCCCCTCTCCGCCGCCAACGCGCAGAAGGTCCAGGAGATGATGGTCAACGTCGTCGAGAAGGGCACCGGCGCCAACGCCAAGATCAAGGGCACCAAGGTCGGCGGCAAGACGGGCACCGCCCAGCACGGCGAGGGCAACAAGAAGCGCCCGTACGCCTGGTTCATCTCCTACGCGGAGAACCCCGACGGCAGCTCGCCCGTCGCCGTCGCCGTCGTGATCGAGGACAGCGGCGCGGACCGCGAGGACATCAGCGGCGGCGGCCTCGCCGCCCCCGTCGCCCAGGCCGTCATGGAAGCCGTACTCAAGAACTAG
- a CDS encoding FHA domain-containing protein, with amino-acid sequence MSELTLTVMRLGFLAVLWLFVIVAVQVIRSDLFGTRVTQRGSRRGGAGASAPQQPGRQAAAPPQQRQRRGAPTKLVVSEGTLTGTTVALAGQTITLGRAHDSTIVLDDDYASSRHARIYPDRDGQWIVEDLGSTNGTYLDRTRLTTPTPIPPGAPIRIGKTVIELRK; translated from the coding sequence ATGTCAGAGCTGACCCTGACGGTCATGCGGTTGGGTTTCCTAGCCGTTCTGTGGCTGTTCGTCATCGTGGCCGTCCAGGTCATCCGTAGTGACCTGTTCGGAACGCGAGTCACCCAGCGCGGCTCCCGCCGCGGCGGTGCGGGCGCAAGTGCCCCGCAGCAGCCGGGGCGCCAGGCCGCCGCGCCACCGCAGCAGCGCCAGCGCCGCGGTGCGCCCACCAAGCTCGTCGTGTCCGAGGGCACCCTCACGGGAACCACGGTGGCCCTCGCCGGCCAGACGATCACGCTGGGCCGGGCCCACGACTCCACGATCGTGCTGGACGACGACTACGCGTCCAGCCGCCATGCCAGGATCTATCCCGACCGTGACGGCCAGTGGATCGTCGAGGATCTCGGGTCCACCAACGGCACGTATCTCGACCGGACCCGGCTGACCACCCCGACGCCCATTCCGCCGGGCGCCCCGATCCGCATCGGCAAGACCGTCATCGAGCTGCGGAAGTAG
- a CDS encoding sensor histidine kinase — protein MDATAKMRAGRVWLMGPEPWTRRTLAGDLLIALVLSLLGLGVEELDNGSGQRMAAGAVAVLVLTLLRRRLPATTLVVGSAVGVFLPGTFLLSALLGWSAGRRIVGVGRALAAFVAAFLAVIGASLVQEWGETRLLLLIVFTTLMFLATTVMPGLASRYWHQRRTLLRALQERNGQLMRERAMVAGQARLRERQRIAQDMHDSLGHQLALISVHTGALEVDPQLTDRQREGVGVLRQASVAAMHELREVVGILRDGVEAPLPVEEAAQPAARGVAGIAGVVEAARGAGTDVRLTSSGQPRPLVAACDHAAYRIVQEALTNAYKHAPGSAISVELRYEDDSLVVEIANGPAAGAGAGEVVSGGQGLTGLRERARLVGGMVHAGATEGGGFRVAGVLPYGAEPAGVEDVADDFGQQARAQALALQGAPPMDWAAVDRELAVRGRSRTGGVVLGCGIAVAAVVFLVVVLGAVVVLMLGSVNDSMIDRADYDAVQVGESEQAVRGRLPDGDSILTSGLDRKGPQRPEGSQCLALLSEEPSKEFSTDGVFRFCFKDGKLVDKQAYVVKQ, from the coding sequence GTGGATGCGACGGCGAAGATGCGTGCGGGCCGGGTCTGGCTGATGGGGCCGGAGCCCTGGACGCGGCGGACGCTGGCCGGGGACCTGCTGATCGCCTTGGTGCTGTCCCTGCTCGGCCTGGGCGTCGAGGAACTCGACAACGGCTCCGGGCAGCGGATGGCGGCGGGCGCCGTGGCCGTGCTGGTGCTGACCCTGCTGCGGCGCAGGCTGCCCGCGACGACGCTCGTCGTGGGTTCCGCGGTGGGGGTGTTCCTGCCCGGCACGTTCCTGCTCTCGGCCCTGCTGGGCTGGTCGGCGGGGCGCCGGATCGTGGGGGTGGGCCGGGCGCTGGCCGCCTTCGTCGCGGCGTTCCTGGCGGTGATCGGCGCCAGCCTGGTGCAGGAGTGGGGGGAGACGCGGCTGCTGCTGCTGATCGTGTTCACCACGCTGATGTTCCTGGCGACGACGGTCATGCCCGGCCTGGCCAGCCGCTACTGGCACCAGCGCCGTACGCTGCTGCGCGCGCTCCAGGAGCGCAACGGGCAGCTGATGCGGGAGCGGGCGATGGTCGCGGGCCAGGCCCGGCTGCGTGAACGGCAGCGGATCGCCCAGGACATGCACGACAGCCTCGGTCACCAGCTGGCGCTGATCTCGGTGCACACCGGTGCGCTGGAGGTGGACCCACAGCTCACCGACCGTCAGCGCGAGGGCGTGGGGGTGCTGCGGCAGGCCTCGGTGGCGGCCATGCACGAGCTGCGCGAGGTCGTCGGGATCCTGCGGGACGGGGTCGAGGCACCCCTCCCGGTGGAGGAGGCGGCGCAGCCGGCGGCGCGCGGGGTGGCCGGGATCGCGGGGGTCGTGGAGGCGGCGCGGGGCGCGGGGACCGACGTACGGCTGACGAGTTCGGGGCAGCCGAGGCCGCTGGTGGCGGCCTGCGACCACGCGGCGTACCGGATCGTTCAGGAGGCGCTGACGAACGCGTACAAGCACGCTCCGGGCTCGGCGATCTCGGTGGAACTGCGGTACGAGGACGACTCGCTCGTGGTGGAGATCGCCAACGGGCCCGCGGCCGGAGCGGGTGCCGGCGAGGTGGTCTCGGGCGGCCAGGGGCTGACGGGACTGCGCGAGCGCGCCCGGCTCGTCGGCGGGATGGTGCACGCCGGGGCCACCGAGGGCGGCGGGTTCCGGGTGGCGGGGGTGCTGCCGTACGGGGCCGAGCCGGCCGGGGTGGAGGACGTCGCGGACGACTTCGGCCAGCAGGCCCGGGCGCAGGCCCTGGCGCTTCAGGGCGCGCCGCCCATGGACTGGGCCGCGGTGGACCGGGAACTGGCGGTCAGGGGGCGCAGCCGGACCGGCGGCGTCGTCCTGGGCTGCGGGATCGCGGTGGCGGCGGTGGTGTTCCTGGTGGTCGTGCTCGGGGCGGTCGTGGTGCTGATGCTGGGCTCGGTGAACGACTCGATGATCGACCGGGCGGACTACGACGCCGTGCAGGTCGGCGAGAGCGAGCAGGCGGTGCGCGGGCGGCTGCCCGACGGAGACAGCATCCTGACCTCGGGCCTGGACCGGAAGGGCCCGCAGCGGCCGGAGGGTTCGCAGTGTCTTGCCCTGCTGTCGGAGGAGCCCTCGAAGGAGTTCAGCACCGACGGCGTTTTCCGGTTCTGCTTCAAGGACGGCAAGCTCGTCGACAAGCAGGCTTACGTGGTCAAGCAGTAG